The Microbacterium luteum nucleotide sequence AGGTCCTCGTCGCGTTCGGTGACGACATCGCCTTCGAGGACACGCTCGACGAGGCTCTCGACGCACTGTTCGGCGGTGACTCGGCGCGAGCGCGGGTGACGGTGACGTCGACCCGACGGATGTGCCGACGCCCGACCCGAGCGACACGGGGGACACGGGTGACACCGGAGACACCGGCGGTTCCACCCCGACGCTCGAGTACGAGGGCGGCGCTGGTCGAGGCCCAGCAGGCGATGCTCGACCGCGATGCCGCGCTGCAGGCGGGCGACTGGACGGCCTACGGTGAGGCGGATGAGCGCCTCACCGCGGCCGTCGACCGGCTGATCGAGCTCGGCGGCGAGTGAGCCGACGCGGTCAGGGCGTCAGCAGCGCATACCAGATGAGCAGCAGGGTGGTCATGAAGCCACTCAGCTGGTTGATCCACAGGAAGCGGTCCCAGCCGCGGGTGGCGGTGTGCGCGGCCTCGTCGGTGGTGTTCCGATAGGGCCAGACGGCCACGAGGTACGGCACGGCGATGACGGCGCCGAGGGGGCCGGGCCACGCGGTCGCGAGCATGAGCAGGCCCGAGGCGGCGTAGCACGCGAGGGAGAAGCGCACCGTCCACCGCGCCCCGCGGACGGTGGCGATCGACGCGATGTCCGCCTCGCGGTCGGCGACGACGTCCTGCACGGCGCCGAAGGCGTGTGAGGCGACGCCCCACAGCGCGAAGGCGGCCACGATCGCCCCCAGCGGCCACGTCCACGTCGCCCCGGCGAGGACGAGGCCGTAGACGGCGGGGGAGAAGAAGTGGATGCTGCTGGTCACCGAATCGGCGAACGGCCGCTCCTTCAACCGCAGCGGCGGGGCGCTGTAGAAGACGACGAAGAACATGCTCGCCGCGAGCACGAGCGTCGCCGGCCACGAACCCACGAGCACCAGATAGACGAGGAAGGGCAGGCACGACAGCGCGGCCGCCCACAGGGTGACCCGGTGCAGCCGACGGTCGAGGATGGCTCCGTGAGCGCCCCCCTTGCGGGGGTTGCGCAGGTCGGACTCGTAGTCGAAGACGTCGTTCACCCCGTACATCGCGAGGTTGTACGGCACGAGGAAGAACAGCGTGCCGACGACGAACGTGAGATCGATCTGCCGCGCCGTGAGCAGGTAGGCGGCCGCGAACGGGTAGGCCGTGTTGATCCAGCTGACCGGTCGTGACGAGACGAACAGCTGTGCGAGCACGGTCGCGGGACGAAGCGGCGCAGGGGTGGTCATTCGGCTGCCTCCGTGGGGCGTCGGGCGGTGCGGGCCTGGAGCATCGTCCACACGGCGGGAACACCGAATGCGGCGCACAGCGGGTAGGAGAAGTCTTCCAGGGGAGCAAGCCCCACGCGAAGGCCGCTCAGATGCTCGTCGGGGTAGGTGAACAGCCCGGAGCCGATCATGATGTTGTCGAACACGGCCGTGAGCAGGCACAGCGCCACGGCGGCCAGCGCAGACGCGACCATGCGCCGCCGGAACCGGGGCAGTCGCACGGTCGCGAGGGTCACGAGAACAGTCGCCAGCGCGAAGGGCAGGACCAGCAGGGCATAGGTCACGACGGATCCGGTTCCGTCGTGGTCTCGCCGCGGCCGTCGCGTCGGCCCTGCAGCCGCAGGGCGGCGTTCCAGCACACCAGCGTCAGATAGCTGAGGAACATGAGGAACGCCACCTCCTCGAGCGGAAGATGGGGGGCGAGCTCGATTCCGACATACAGCGGACTGTCGCCCTGCACGAAGACGCCCGCGGCGATGCCGGCGAGATCCCACGCCAGGAAGAAGACGGTCCCGGCGACGGTGGCGAGGAGGGTGCGACCCGGGTGGGGTCGCAACGCCAGCCGGAACCGCACGTCGACCAGGGCGATGCCGAGGAGCGAGAAGAGGATCGCGCCCAGGTAGATCCCCGGCACTCCTAGAGCTCCACCGGCGCCGGCTCGGGAAGGGGGCCGGCGGTGCGGTCGCCGCGCAGGCGCTTGAGTACGAGCTCCGCGGAGATCAGGCACATCGGCAATCCGATCCCGGGTAGGGCCGACGTGCCGGCGTAGGCCAGGTTCGCGACTCGGCGCGACATGTTGCGGGGCCGGAACATCGCGCTCTGCCCGAGGGTGTGCGCCAGGCCCAGCGAGTTGCCGCGCCACGAGTGCAGGTCGCGGGCGAAGTCGCCCGGAGAGATGGTCCGGCGCACGACGATGCGGTCGGCGAGATCCGGGATGCCCGCCCACGAGGCGATCTGATCGATGACGCGATCGGCGGCCGCCTCGATGCGGGGGTCGCCGTCGCCCTCGGTGCCGCCGTGCCCGAGGCTCGGGTCGGCGGGGATCGGTACCAGCACGAAGAGGTTCTCGTGCCCGGCGGGGGCGACGGTGTCATCCGTCGCGCTCGGTCGGCACACGTAGATCGAGGCAGGATCGGGGATGCGCGGGCGATCGCCGAAGATGTCGTCGAAGTTCGTGCGCCAGTCATCGGTGAACAGCAGGGTGTGGTGCGCGAGCTCGGGGATCTGGCCCTCCACGCCGAGGAGCAGCAGCAGCGCTCCGGGGCTCGGGGTGCGCTTGCTCCACCAGGACTCCGGGTAGCTCTGCAGGTGGCGGGGGAGCAGCTGGGTCTCTGTGTGGTGGAGATCGGCGGTGGACACCACGAGATCGGCGGCGATCTCGCGGCCGTCGTCGAGCCGCACGCCCCGCGCGCGGGTGTCCTCGGTGACGATCGACGCGACGGGGCATCCGGTTCGGATCTCGACCCCGCGTTCGCGTGCGAGCCGCTCGATCGCCCCGATCACCGTCGTGAAGCCGCCGCGGGGGTAGAGCACGCCCTCGTCGAGGTCGAGGTGGCTCATGAGGTGATACAGGCTCGGTACAGCGTACGGGGAACCGCCGAGGAAGACGGCGGGGTAGCCGAGGATCTGCCGCAGCATCGGGTCGTCGAACCGCTTGTCGATGTGCTGCGACAGCGACCGGGTCAGGAGCGGGGCCAGCTGCGGAACGCGGCGCAGCAGGGCAGGGTCGCGCAGCCCGGCGGTCGTCTCGTAGGTGTCGTAGAGGAATCGACCGACCGCGAGGTCGTACGCGTCGCCGGCGGAATCGAGGTACGCGGCCAGGCGCTCGCCTGCTCCGGGCTCGACGCCTTCGAAGAGGGCGACGGCGGCCTCGCGACCCGATCTCACATCGATCGACGAGGTGCCGGGCGGGCCGTACACGCGGTAGGCGGGCTCGAGGGGCACGAGGTCGAGCTCGGCATCCGCTGTGGTGCCGAGCAGACGGAAGAAGTGGTCGAAGACCTCGGGCATGAGGTACCAGCTGGGGCCGGTGTCGAAGCGGAATCCGCCCTGCTCCCACGACCCGGCACGGCCGCCGAGTTCGTCTCGCGCTTCGAGGAGGATGACGTCGTGGCCCTCCTCGGCGAGGAGCGCGGCCGTCGCGAGCCCGGCGATTCCTCCGCCGATGACGATCGTGCGCTGCGTCATGACGTTCGTGCTCCTCTCGGTGCGAACCCGAGCCAGGCGCGGGCCGCCAGTCGGGCCTTCACGGGATCGGGGACGCGCACACGGGAGTGCGTGTCATCACCGGCACGCCGGAGCCGCAGCGACAGCTCGCCGAACAGATCGTGCGCGGCGGTGACGGCGCGGCGACAGTCCGACGGCAGCTTCGGCACGACCGCCGCGGCCGCAGCGAGGTCGCCGTCGATGCGGTCGAGAACCGTCGTGCGCGTCGCGGTGCCGGCGTCGATTCCGAGGTAGTCGCGACCGAGCGCATCCTCGTCGAAGTCGAGGTCGCGCAGGAAGTTGACGTCCTGGAACGCTGCGCCGAGCCGCCTGGCGCCGTCGACGAGGTCCGCGGGGGCAGGCTCGGGATGCGGCTTGCCCG carries:
- a CDS encoding lycopene cyclase domain-containing protein, which encodes MTYALLVLPFALATVLVTLATVRLPRFRRRMVASALAAVALCLLTAVFDNIMIGSGLFTYPDEHLSGLRVGLAPLEDFSYPLCAAFGVPAVWTMLQARTARRPTEAAE
- a CDS encoding prenyltransferase, which codes for MTTPAPLRPATVLAQLFVSSRPVSWINTAYPFAAAYLLTARQIDLTFVVGTLFFLVPYNLAMYGVNDVFDYESDLRNPRKGGAHGAILDRRLHRVTLWAAALSCLPFLVYLVLVGSWPATLVLAASMFFVVFYSAPPLRLKERPFADSVTSSIHFFSPAVYGLVLAGATWTWPLGAIVAAFALWGVASHAFGAVQDVVADREADIASIATVRGARWTVRFSLACYAASGLLMLATAWPGPLGAVIAVPYLVAVWPYRNTTDEAAHTATRGWDRFLWINQLSGFMTTLLLIWYALLTP
- a CDS encoding lycopene cyclase domain-containing protein, which translates into the protein MPGIYLGAILFSLLGIALVDVRFRLALRPHPGRTLLATVAGTVFFLAWDLAGIAAGVFVQGDSPLYVGIELAPHLPLEEVAFLMFLSYLTLVCWNAALRLQGRRDGRGETTTEPDPS
- the crtI gene encoding phytoene desaturase family protein, whose translation is MTQRTIVIGGGIAGLATAALLAEEGHDVILLEARDELGGRAGSWEQGGFRFDTGPSWYLMPEVFDHFFRLLGTTADAELDLVPLEPAYRVYGPPGTSSIDVRSGREAAVALFEGVEPGAGERLAAYLDSAGDAYDLAVGRFLYDTYETTAGLRDPALLRRVPQLAPLLTRSLSQHIDKRFDDPMLRQILGYPAVFLGGSPYAVPSLYHLMSHLDLDEGVLYPRGGFTTVIGAIERLARERGVEIRTGCPVASIVTEDTRARGVRLDDGREIAADLVVSTADLHHTETQLLPRHLQSYPESWWSKRTPSPGALLLLLGVEGQIPELAHHTLLFTDDWRTNFDDIFGDRPRIPDPASIYVCRPSATDDTVAPAGHENLFVLVPIPADPSLGHGGTEGDGDPRIEAAADRVIDQIASWAGIPDLADRIVVRRTISPGDFARDLHSWRGNSLGLAHTLGQSAMFRPRNMSRRVANLAYAGTSALPGIGLPMCLISAELVLKRLRGDRTAGPLPEPAPVEL